GTTCATTGTGGAGGTTGACCTGAATCTCAGTGTTGGGAAGGAGATAACCTGTCTGTCCTTCGAGCAGGTCCTCACTGAGGATGAGTTGCTCGAAGTTCTCATTGTCCATGAAGACATACCCGGTGGCATCGGTATAGAGATACTGCATGGTACGGGGTTCGACGACGGCTTTCTCCATGGTTTCTCCCGAGCGGAAGCGCGTATTGGACTTGGTGCCTGTCTCGATATTTTTCATCTCGACCTGCACGAAGGCGCCGCCTTTGCCAGGCTTGACGAAATCGGTTTTGAGTACGCGCCAGAGCCCCTTTTCATATTCGAGAATATTGCCGGGGCGGATATCAAAGGCGGAAATCTTCATACTATAGTCCTTCTGGGCATTCCCTTTAGAGGGCGTGGATTGTACCCTAGAGGCATATTTCTGACCAGCCCGGTCCCTTGAGAGGTAATCATGTCCGATCCCCGTACCCAGCCCCTGGAGATTCGCCCCCTCATGATCAGCCGCGTCATGGAAGTCGACTGGGCCGACGGACATACCAGCCGCCTGACCTTCGAACACCTGCGGGTAGAGTGTCCCTGCGCGGAGTGCAAAGGGCACACGCCCGATCAGGCGCAGATCATCACCGGCAAGGAGCATGTGAGTGTTGTGGAGGTGGTGCCGGTAGGCCATTACGCGGTGCAGTTGCATTTCAGTGATGGCCACAATACCGGGATTTTCACATGGGAGTATCTGCGCAGGCTGGACGCTGAATGAGTACCGCGGGGATTGAGCAGCCCTGAGATTTTATGGATTCTGAACAGGTAGAGCAATTTGAGAACACTGACGGTGCCGTGGACACACCCTTCGTTCCCGGAGAGTTTCTGCGGACGTTGACCAGCCAGCCCGGTATTTATCAGATGTTCGGCCAGGGCAGTCGCCTGCTCTATGTGGGTAAAGCCCGCAATCTCCGGCGCCGCGTGAGTTCCTATTTTCAGAAGCAGCGCCATACGCCAAAAACGCTGGCGATGTTGGCGCAGGTAACACGGGTGGAGGTGGTGGTCACCCACACAGAGACGGAAGCGCTGGTGCTGGAGGCCAATCTCATCAAGCGCCACCACCCGCCATACAATATCCTGCTGCGCGATGACAAGAGTTACCCCTATCTGTTCATAGAAACCGGTCACGACACGCCGCGCATGAGTTTGCACCGGGGTGCGCAGAAGGGCAAAGGGCACTACTTCGGTCCGTATCCGGCCGTTACTGCGTTACGTGAGAGTATGGTGCTGCTACAGAAAGCCTTTCGATTGCGGACCTGCGAGGATCATACTTTTCATCACCGCAGCCGGGCTTGTTTGCAGTACCAGATTCGTCGTTGCAGCGGCCCCTGTGTTGGGCATATCAGCGGCGAGGACTACGCGCGGGATGTGGCGGACACGATTCGCTTTCTGGAAGGAAAGAGCGACGAAGCGATTCGCAGTCTGGGGGCGCGTATGCAAGCGGCGGCTGAGCGACTGGATTTCGAGGAGGCAGCGCGACGCCGTGACCAGATCGCCGCGTTGTCCAAGATTCAGGAGCGTCAGTATGTGGCGCAGGCGGGTGGCGGCGATTTTGATGTGCTGGCGGCAGCACAAGAGAATGGGCAGTGGGTGGTGTACGTCAGTTTTATCCGCAATGGACGGCAGTTGGGCGGGCGCTCCGTTTTTCCGCGGCATACCGAAGAAGTGCGCGCGCCGGACGTACTCGCAGCCTTTCTCATGCAGTTCTACAGCGATAAAGAGGTGCCGGGGAATCTGCTGGTCAATGTGCTGCCGCGTTCACCAGCCTCCCTGGCGGAGGCGCTGGGCAGCGAAGCCGGGCACAGGGTCATGATCGATCAGCCCCAGCGCGGTCCACGCAAGCGCTGGATGGCGTTAGCGCTGACCAACGCCATGGGGGCGTTGCGCCAGAGGGCGCAGACGGCCAGCGCGGGACGGCGGCGCATGCTCCTGTTGCAGAAGCTCCTTGAACTCCCGGAGACGCCGCAGCGAGTAGAGTGTTTTGACATCAGTCATACCCGGGGCGAGGTGGCTGTGGCATCTTGTGTGGTTTTCGGTGAAGATGGGGCACTGAAGAACGAATATCGCCGCTTCAATATTCGCGATATCCGGGGCGGTGACGATTACGCGGCTATGGAGCAGGCCGTCCACCGCCGCTATGGGCGACTGCAGAAAGAGGGCCTGGTCTTGCCGGAGATCGTCTTCATTGACGGTGGTGCTGGACAGGTGGCTCGTGCGCAGGCGGCTCTGGACGCATTGGAGATCGGTTGCATCCAGTTGTGCGGGGTGGCGAAGGGGACGGCGCGGCGTCCAGGGCTGGAGATGCTGCATATCCCCGGATGGGCGGTCCCGCGACAATTGGACGATGATGATCCGGCACTGCTGGTCATTCAGGAAATCCGCGACGAAGCCCATCGTTTTGCTATTACTGGTCACCGCGCGCGCCGCGGCAAAGCACGGCAGGAATCCGATCTGGACGGCATCTCCGGGATCGGGCCGAAACGGCGGGTGGCGTTGTTACGCGCATTTGGCGGCTTACGCGGTATTCGTGACGCCGGTATGGAGGATTTGCAGCGCGTAGAGGGTATCCATCTGGAGCTCGCGCAGCGGATATATGATTTCTTTCACGTAGGACGTGCCTGATTGTGATAAAACGGCTGCCCAATTTCCTGACCATTCTGCGCATCGGGCTGGTGCCTATTTTCGTGGCGCTCTTCTACTGGGGGGGCGACATGCGCACTTTCGGTGCCACCGGAGTTTTTGCGGTGGCGGCGATTACCGATTGGGCCGATGGCTACCTCGCCCGGCGTTATCAGGGGGTATCGCCTTTCGGTACCTTTCTCGACCCGGTTGCAGATAAGGTCATGGTGGCTACCGCACTGGTGCTCATTGCCTCCTCCGGAGAGATACCGGCACTCCTGGCTGGTATCCTGATCAGCATCATCGTCGGCCGGGAAATTACCGTGTCAGCGTTGCGTGAGTGGATGGCCGAGGTGGGTGAGCGCAAAAAGGTGGCCGTCTCCTGGCTGGGTAAGGCGAAGGCAGCCACGCAGATGATTTCGATCCTGCTGCTGGTCTACGAGCGCCCGGTGCGGGGATTGTCCGCACGCACTCTGGGGACCGCTCTCCTGATCGTCGCGGCGGCGATGACACTCTGGAGTATGGTGGGCTACTTGCGCGCCGCCTGGCCCAGCCTACAGGGCAGTAGCGGGGCTCATCTTGACAGGGAGCGGTGACCCCGGTAACCTCTGTGGCCATGCGGGAATAGCTCAGTGGTAGAGCACAACCTTGCCAAGGTTGGGGTCGCGAGTTCGAGCCTCGTTTCCCGCTCCATAATCGAGGGAAAGCGTTCGGTCTTTCCCTTTTCTTTTAAGGCTGGGTGGCAGAATGGTCATGCAGCGGCCTGCAAAGCCGTGGAAGCCGGTTCGATTCCGGCCCCAGCCTCCAAACAAAAACAACAAACGGATTCGGCATTGAGCAGCAAGGAGGCATTGGATGCCGCCGCGCCTTGCAGTCCGAACATGAGCAGCACCGGAGCGATGACACCTCCGGCCAGTACGGAGGCCCCAAACCAGAGGGTGTCTGCACGCGATAAATGGGCGCGCGGACTGCGGCGCAGTAGTCGATATAAACTCAGTCACAGACCTGACCCCAAATAAAGAAGGGCCGCGAGCATCCAGGGACTGACTGAGGTTAGAAGAATTTTGACCAGAGGGGTGCTGGCACCAAAAAGGAGGCGGAGAAAATAGCTGCCGGGATTCCGGGACGCAGCAACTTTTGGAGAAAATTCATGGGATTATGCACGTGTCATGACCCAGTGTGAAATGAAAAGGAATCATAAAGAGCATTGTTATTGCAGGCAAGATCAATAATGCTGGCCAACTGTCTATTTGATCCTGAAAACGGCAGTCACTGTGGATGATTTGTCGTGATTAAGGGCGGATTGGGGTGAAATGTGATCCAGTGGATCTCTGCTAAGAGATCAAGAACTGCCTGCTTCGCCCACCGTAATTACCATTTCTGCAATTTCTCCTAGTTTTTTACCCTTGTCCATGGCGAGCCGCCGCATGCGCCGATAGGCTTCGGCTTCGTCAATCTGCAAGTCGCGCATGAGGATGCCCTTGGCTTTTTCAATTTGCTTGCGCTCGGCGAGGGCATTTTGGGTGTCTTTGAGTTCTTTGCGTAATTGCCGATATTCGGCATAGCGGAGCGCCGCCACCTTGAGAATAGGGGCAATATCCTGGGC
This sequence is a window from Acidithiobacillus ferridurans. Protein-coding genes within it:
- the efp gene encoding elongation factor P; translation: MKISAFDIRPGNILEYEKGLWRVLKTDFVKPGKGGAFVQVEMKNIETGTKSNTRFRSGETMEKAVVEPRTMQYLYTDATGYVFMDNENFEQLILSEDLLEGQTGYLLPNTEIQVNLHNERPIGVELPPVVILEVREAEPSIKGQTATGSYKSAQMETGITVMVPQFVNAGEKIRVNTVDGSYIDRA
- a CDS encoding gamma-butyrobetaine hydroxylase-like domain-containing protein; translation: MSDPRTQPLEIRPLMISRVMEVDWADGHTSRLTFEHLRVECPCAECKGHTPDQAQIITGKEHVSVVEVVPVGHYAVQLHFSDGHNTGIFTWEYLRRLDAE
- the uvrC gene encoding excinuclease ABC subunit UvrC, translating into MDSEQVEQFENTDGAVDTPFVPGEFLRTLTSQPGIYQMFGQGSRLLYVGKARNLRRRVSSYFQKQRHTPKTLAMLAQVTRVEVVVTHTETEALVLEANLIKRHHPPYNILLRDDKSYPYLFIETGHDTPRMSLHRGAQKGKGHYFGPYPAVTALRESMVLLQKAFRLRTCEDHTFHHRSRACLQYQIRRCSGPCVGHISGEDYARDVADTIRFLEGKSDEAIRSLGARMQAAAERLDFEEAARRRDQIAALSKIQERQYVAQAGGGDFDVLAAAQENGQWVVYVSFIRNGRQLGGRSVFPRHTEEVRAPDVLAAFLMQFYSDKEVPGNLLVNVLPRSPASLAEALGSEAGHRVMIDQPQRGPRKRWMALALTNAMGALRQRAQTASAGRRRMLLLQKLLELPETPQRVECFDISHTRGEVAVASCVVFGEDGALKNEYRRFNIRDIRGGDDYAAMEQAVHRRYGRLQKEGLVLPEIVFIDGGAGQVARAQAALDALEIGCIQLCGVAKGTARRPGLEMLHIPGWAVPRQLDDDDPALLVIQEIRDEAHRFAITGHRARRGKARQESDLDGISGIGPKRRVALLRAFGGLRGIRDAGMEDLQRVEGIHLELAQRIYDFFHVGRA
- the pgsA gene encoding CDP-diacylglycerol--glycerol-3-phosphate 3-phosphatidyltransferase, producing the protein MIKRLPNFLTILRIGLVPIFVALFYWGGDMRTFGATGVFAVAAITDWADGYLARRYQGVSPFGTFLDPVADKVMVATALVLIASSGEIPALLAGILISIIVGREITVSALREWMAEVGERKKVAVSWLGKAKAATQMISILLLVYERPVRGLSARTLGTALLIVAAAMTLWSMVGYLRAAWPSLQGSSGAHLDRER